One window of the Sporomusaceae bacterium genome contains the following:
- the ilvD gene encoding dihydroxy-acid dehydratase, whose protein sequence is MRSDIVKKGSTRAAHRSLFYAMGYTAEDLKKPLIGICNSFNEIIPGHFHLRDIADAVKLGVSAAGGTPAEFPAIGICDGIAMGHDGMKFPLASRELIADSIEAMAVAHGFDGLVLIPNCDKIVPGMLMAAARLNIPAVVVSGGPMLAGRHQGKDISVSQAFEAAGLFEAGKITAAELDSLEKDACPGCGSCAGLFTANTMNCLTEALGMGLPGNGTIPAAYFGARRALAKKAGEAVMALIAKDIKPRDIMTMKAFENAVAVDMGIGGSSNTVLHLPAIAYDAGLELPLSLFDAISAKTPYITKLSPGGSHHLQDLNEAGGISAVMKELAKLGLIHTDALTVDGAVAQRIKNAAIARPEVIHNVDDPYRKTGGIAILKGNLAPEGAVVKESAVADDMLVFKGIARVFDSEDAAIAAILAKKIKDGDVVVIRYEGPQGGPGMKEMLNPTAVIAGMGLKVALLTDGRFSGATRGACVGHVSPEAMSGGPIALVRDGDVIKLDIPGRTLNVELSAAELAKRKAAWKKPAPKVTTGYLARYAAMVTSASTGAVLKAPNQ, encoded by the coding sequence ATGCGCAGTGACATCGTCAAAAAAGGCTCCACCCGGGCCGCCCACCGCTCGCTTTTCTACGCCATGGGATACACAGCCGAAGACCTCAAAAAACCCCTCATCGGCATCTGCAACTCCTTCAACGAAATCATCCCCGGCCACTTCCACCTCCGCGACATCGCCGACGCCGTCAAACTCGGCGTCTCCGCCGCCGGCGGCACCCCGGCCGAATTCCCCGCCATCGGCATCTGCGACGGCATCGCCATGGGCCACGACGGCATGAAATTCCCTCTCGCCAGCCGCGAACTCATCGCCGACTCCATCGAAGCCATGGCCGTAGCCCACGGTTTCGACGGCCTCGTCCTCATTCCCAACTGCGACAAAATCGTCCCCGGCATGCTCATGGCCGCGGCCCGCCTCAACATCCCCGCCGTCGTCGTCAGCGGCGGCCCCATGCTCGCCGGCCGCCACCAGGGCAAAGACATCAGCGTCAGCCAGGCCTTCGAAGCCGCCGGCCTCTTCGAAGCCGGCAAAATCACCGCCGCCGAACTCGACAGCCTCGAAAAGGACGCCTGCCCCGGCTGCGGCTCCTGCGCCGGCCTCTTCACCGCCAACACAATGAACTGCCTCACCGAAGCCCTCGGCATGGGCCTGCCCGGCAACGGCACCATCCCCGCCGCCTACTTCGGCGCCCGCCGCGCCCTTGCCAAAAAAGCCGGCGAAGCCGTCATGGCCCTCATCGCCAAAGACATCAAACCGCGCGACATCATGACCATGAAAGCCTTCGAAAACGCCGTCGCCGTCGACATGGGCATCGGCGGCTCCTCCAACACCGTCCTTCACCTGCCCGCCATCGCCTACGACGCCGGCCTCGAGCTCCCCCTCAGCCTCTTTGACGCCATCAGCGCCAAAACCCCCTACATCACCAAGCTCAGCCCCGGCGGCAGCCACCACCTCCAGGACCTCAACGAAGCCGGCGGCATCAGCGCCGTCATGAAAGAACTCGCCAAACTGGGCCTCATCCACACCGACGCCCTCACCGTCGACGGCGCCGTCGCCCAACGGATCAAAAATGCCGCCATTGCCCGGCCCGAAGTCATCCACAACGTCGACGACCCCTACCGCAAAACCGGCGGCATAGCCATCCTCAAAGGCAACCTCGCCCCCGAAGGCGCCGTCGTCAAAGAAAGCGCCGTTGCCGACGACATGCTCGTCTTCAAAGGCATCGCCCGCGTCTTCGACTCCGAAGACGCCGCCATCGCCGCCATCCTCGCCAAAAAAATCAAAGATGGCGACGTCGTCGTCATCCGCTACGAAGGACCCCAGGGCGGCCCCGGCATGAAAGAAATGCTCAACCCCACCGCCGTCATCGCCGGCATGGGCCTCAAAGTCGCCCTCCTCACCGACGGCCGCTTCAGCGGCGCCACCCGCGGCGCCTGCGTCGGCCACGTCTCCCCCGAAGCCATGAGCGGCGGCCCCATCGCCCTCGTCCGCGACGGCGACGTCATCAAACTCGACATCCCCGGCCGCACCCTCAACGTCGAACTCAGCGCCGCCGAACTCGCCAAACGCAAAGCCGCCTGGAAAAAGCCGGCCCCCAAAGTCACCACCGGCTACCTGGCAAGATACGCCGCCATGGTCACGTCCGCCAGCACCGGCGCCGTCCTCAAGGCGCCGAACCAATAA
- a CDS encoding response regulator — MRDIKILVADDEITVRTFIKKVIAKERLPVALCLEADNGLDAVRLAQEHRPDLTFLDIRMPGCDGLKAAERILADSPGANIVIVSAYNEFDYARTALRAGVADYLLKPVRPAEVAALIAKTAAAPAPDIPDRKPPLVAKVEQYIRDNLDGSIKLQDIAKTVYISQFHLSRTFKQLTGRSVVDFVQDLRLAKAEEMLAATDLTVTEIAGRVGFKDAAYFTTCFKNRHGISPLQYRKNSGRR, encoded by the coding sequence ATGCGGGACATTAAAATCCTCGTCGCCGACGACGAAATCACCGTCCGCACCTTCATAAAAAAAGTCATAGCCAAAGAACGGCTCCCCGTCGCCCTCTGCCTGGAGGCCGACAACGGCCTCGACGCCGTCCGCCTCGCTCAAGAGCACCGCCCCGACCTCACATTCCTCGACATCCGCATGCCAGGCTGCGACGGCCTCAAGGCCGCCGAACGCATCCTCGCCGACAGCCCCGGCGCCAACATCGTCATCGTCTCCGCCTACAACGAATTCGACTACGCCCGCACCGCCCTCCGCGCCGGCGTCGCCGACTACCTATTGAAACCGGTGCGTCCCGCCGAAGTCGCCGCCCTCATCGCCAAAACAGCGGCGGCCCCCGCTCCCGACATCCCCGACCGCAAACCGCCGCTCGTCGCCAAAGTCGAACAATACATCCGCGACAACCTCGACGGCTCCATCAAACTCCAGGACATCGCCAAAACCGTCTACATCAGCCAGTTCCACCTCAGCCGCACCTTCAAACAACTCACCGGCCGGTCCGTCGTCGACTTCGTCCAGGACCTGCGCCTCGCCAAAGCAGAGGAAATGCTTGCCGCCACCGACCTGACCGTCACCGAAATCGCCGGCCGCGTCGGCTTCAAAGACGCCGCCTACTTCACCACCTGCTTCAAAAACCGGCATGGGATATCCCCGCTCCAGTACCGCAAAAATTCAGGCCGCCGATAA
- a CDS encoding histidine kinase, whose product MAEISQLGQSQYFEWGSILWFVEPSNLDIERMSVGLITFYPRTTQDEHLHSGDEQVIYVVSGTGTQIIDGQAYRLRPGDIRHIHPYTRHKVINDADTELKLIIVYTPSKFQRLLAQPPSPDRAAGEADIRALLDLDVIRGLLNKLSEAIGLSLTIIDTAGETVVKADNYPRFCALLDTASGGRHCGGYVEKVIGDIGRTHRPHLFQCCNDVASIIIPIFDSATVIGYIRCGQVYLSKPDPDELQRTIEDLAARYRILVGDLLAGSTAIRIEPKSRLYAAAEATFAIASLVTEMSAAALRQKELDNSRLSLVKEQIASARLEQALREADFKLLQSQINPHFLFNTLNTIAQMAYIDGAEKVANLVWSLSDLLRFTLRKTEELIPLREELKMLDNYLHIQQSRFGSRLKVAFDLQPGLDETLIPCMLLQPLIENAIVHGFELSGGEGAITITVRRRSDSLLCRVTDNGLGFDPQAVPPAGKGGGIGLGSVKNRLQYYFKDQFSFAIDSAKGRGTTVELTFPAIGGNKNAGH is encoded by the coding sequence ATGGCGGAAATCAGCCAGCTTGGCCAAAGCCAATACTTCGAATGGGGCAGCATCCTCTGGTTCGTCGAGCCGAGCAACCTCGACATCGAAAGAATGAGCGTAGGCCTCATCACCTTCTACCCCCGCACCACCCAGGACGAGCACCTCCACTCCGGCGACGAACAGGTCATATATGTCGTTTCCGGCACAGGCACCCAGATCATCGACGGCCAGGCCTACCGCCTCCGGCCGGGCGACATCAGGCACATCCACCCCTACACCCGCCACAAAGTCATCAACGACGCCGACACAGAACTCAAACTCATCATCGTCTACACCCCCTCCAAATTCCAGCGCCTCCTCGCCCAGCCCCCGTCACCAGACCGGGCGGCCGGCGAAGCCGACATCCGCGCCCTCCTCGACCTCGACGTCATCCGCGGCCTGCTCAACAAACTCTCCGAAGCCATCGGCCTCAGCCTCACCATCATCGACACCGCCGGCGAAACCGTCGTCAAAGCCGACAACTACCCCCGCTTCTGCGCCCTCCTCGACACCGCCAGCGGCGGGCGCCACTGCGGCGGCTACGTCGAAAAAGTCATCGGCGACATCGGCCGCACCCACCGTCCGCACCTCTTCCAATGCTGCAACGACGTCGCCAGCATCATCATCCCCATCTTCGACAGCGCCACCGTCATCGGCTACATCCGCTGCGGCCAGGTCTACCTCAGTAAACCCGACCCTGACGAGCTACAGCGCACCATCGAAGACTTGGCCGCGCGCTACCGCATCCTCGTCGGCGACCTCCTCGCAGGCTCCACCGCCATCCGCATCGAGCCCAAAAGCCGCCTCTACGCCGCCGCCGAAGCCACCTTCGCCATCGCCAGCCTCGTCACCGAAATGTCCGCCGCCGCCCTGCGCCAAAAAGAGCTCGACAACAGCCGCCTCTCCCTCGTCAAGGAGCAGATCGCCTCCGCCAGGCTGGAACAGGCCTTGCGCGAAGCCGACTTCAAACTCCTCCAGTCGCAGATAAACCCCCACTTCCTCTTCAACACCCTCAACACCATCGCCCAGATGGCCTACATCGACGGCGCCGAAAAAGTCGCCAACCTCGTCTGGAGCCTCTCCGACCTCCTGCGCTTCACCTTGCGGAAAACCGAAGAACTCATCCCCCTGCGCGAAGAACTCAAAATGCTCGACAACTACCTCCACATCCAGCAATCCCGCTTCGGCAGCCGACTCAAGGTCGCCTTCGACCTCCAGCCCGGCCTCGACGAAACCCTCATCCCCTGCATGCTCCTGCAGCCTCTCATCGAAAACGCCATCGTCCACGGCTTCGAACTCAGCGGCGGCGAAGGCGCCATAACAATCACCGTCCGCCGCAGAAGCGACAGCCTCCTCTGCCGCGTCACCGACAACGGGCTGGGCTTCGACCCTCAGGCCGTACCTCCCGCCGGCAAAGGCGGCGGCATCGGCCTCGGCAGCGTCAAAAACCGGCTGCAATACTACTTCAAAGACCAGTTCAGCTTTGCCATCGACAGCGCAAAAGGCCGGGGAACCACCGTCGAACTCACCTTCCCGGCGATAGGCGGTAACAAAAATGCGGGACATTAA
- a CDS encoding TRAP transporter large permease subunit: MDVLTISFILLACLAFFLGTTVWIGISLFLVGAIGFFFFTGVDPMAVMANIVWNGTSGSTMIALPLFIFMGELLFKSKISENLFKGLSPWMDSLPGRLLHVNICACTLFAAVSGSSAATTATVGKITLPELLKRNYDRGLCLGSLAGAGTLGFLIPPSMVMLVYGIVADVSIGKLFIAGVIPGVILAAGFSGYVVIRCLINPELAPRSDLAYTWNDRLKSLPLLLPVIFLIVMVLGSIYLGWATPTEAAAVGVIGAIFFAFVSRSMNREIFTSALMGSVKTSCMIMWIVAGASFLSVAVGYLGIPAAITKYIAALGVSPYVLISILSVMYLIMGCLLDGFSMIVMSLPITAPLIKAAGFDPVWFGIYLVIMIELAQITPPVGFNLFVINGLVGDDLFKIARYAMPSFLIMLIMTALITIYPEIVLYMPKLMIK; encoded by the coding sequence ATGGACGTATTGACAATATCCTTCATCCTCCTGGCCTGTCTGGCCTTTTTTCTCGGCACCACCGTCTGGATCGGCATATCCCTCTTCCTCGTAGGCGCCATCGGCTTCTTCTTCTTCACCGGCGTCGACCCCATGGCCGTCATGGCCAACATCGTCTGGAACGGCACCAGCGGCTCCACCATGATCGCCCTGCCGCTGTTCATCTTCATGGGCGAACTACTCTTCAAAAGCAAAATCTCCGAAAACCTCTTCAAGGGACTTTCCCCGTGGATGGACAGTCTACCCGGACGCCTGCTCCACGTAAACATCTGCGCCTGCACCCTCTTCGCCGCCGTCAGCGGCTCCTCGGCCGCCACCACCGCCACCGTCGGCAAAATCACCCTCCCCGAACTATTAAAGCGCAACTACGACCGCGGCCTCTGCCTCGGCTCGCTGGCCGGCGCCGGCACCCTCGGCTTCCTCATTCCCCCCAGCATGGTCATGCTCGTCTACGGCATCGTCGCCGACGTCAGCATCGGCAAACTCTTCATCGCCGGCGTCATCCCCGGCGTCATCCTCGCCGCCGGCTTCAGCGGCTATGTCGTCATCCGCTGCCTCATAAACCCCGAGCTCGCGCCCCGCAGCGACCTCGCCTACACCTGGAATGACCGCCTCAAATCCCTCCCCCTGCTGCTGCCCGTCATCTTCCTCATCGTCATGGTCCTCGGCAGCATCTACCTCGGCTGGGCCACCCCCACCGAAGCGGCCGCCGTCGGCGTCATCGGCGCCATCTTCTTCGCCTTCGTCTCCCGCAGCATGAACCGGGAAATCTTCACATCCGCCCTCATGGGCTCGGTCAAAACCTCCTGCATGATCATGTGGATCGTCGCCGGCGCCTCCTTCCTATCCGTCGCCGTCGGCTACCTCGGCATCCCCGCCGCCATCACCAAATACATCGCCGCCCTCGGCGTCTCCCCCTACGTGCTCATCTCCATCCTCTCCGTCATGTACCTCATCATGGGCTGCCTCCTCGACGGCTTCTCCATGATCGTCATGAGCCTGCCCATCACCGCCCCGCTCATCAAGGCCGCCGGCTTCGACCCCGTCTGGTTCGGCATCTACCTCGTCATCATGATCGAGCTCGCCCAGATCACCCCGCCCGTCGGCTTCAACCTCTTCGTCATCAACGGCCTCGTCGGCGACGACCTCTTCAAAATCGCCCGCTACGCCATGCCGTCCTTCCTCATCATGCTCATCATGACCGCCCTCATCACCATCTACCCCGAAATCGTCCTCTACATGCCAAAATTAATGATCAAATAA
- a CDS encoding TRAP transporter small permease, translating to MESFIRFCDRLSLYGGVLAGVLTIVALLLVCAEMLVRGMFSKTLYITEEYTGYLMAALTFLALAYTLRDKSHIRMVFLHEILKGRARTLLDIYAFAVGFLFCAVLTYNCLDFFLDSIRTGTRSMQISATPLAYPHFFMPLGSAVLTLQFAAEFCRSLIRLRTGETGEAESSTLGR from the coding sequence ATGGAATCATTTATCCGCTTCTGTGATCGTCTCTCCCTTTACGGCGGCGTGCTGGCCGGCGTCCTGACGATCGTCGCCCTCCTCCTCGTCTGCGCCGAAATGCTCGTCCGCGGCATGTTCTCCAAAACCCTCTACATCACCGAAGAATACACCGGCTACCTCATGGCCGCCCTCACCTTCCTCGCCCTCGCCTACACCCTCAGAGACAAAAGCCACATCCGCATGGTCTTCCTCCACGAAATCCTCAAAGGCCGCGCCCGCACCCTGCTCGACATCTACGCCTTCGCCGTCGGCTTCCTCTTCTGCGCAGTTCTCACCTACAACTGTCTGGACTTCTTCCTCGACTCGATAAGAACGGGCACCCGCTCGATGCAGATATCCGCCACCCCCCTGGCATACCCCCATTTCTTCATGCCCCTGGGTTCCGCCGTCCTCACGCTGCAGTTCGCCGCCGAATTCTGCCGGTCGCTCATCAGGCTGCGCACCGGCGAAACAGGCGAAGCCGAGTCCAGCACCCTGGGCCGGTGA
- a CDS encoding TRAP transporter substrate-binding protein: MRSFRKSGILTLILSGVVILSLVLAGCGGGKSEPQKAAGPVKWVANSVWPPNNHQTQGLEEFAKKAKDATKGKIEITVQAGGALGYKGPELLKIVRDGLVPVSDMLVSGVAGDEPLFNVVTLPFLIQSFEEGKILNDIARPHFDKVAEAKWGQKILYIAPWPAAGIWSKKEVKSVADMKGLKTRTYDKNGGLVIQAVGGTPYPLPFSEVYSSLATGVIDSVLTSTPTAVDAKFWEVLKFYSPQNVTMATDMVTVNLKEFNKLDKDTQAALVKLGKDMEKEMWEKVAKLDKDQEAISNKNGITTVKPSKEFLNELSKVTKPIREDWLKTAPAEAKQIVDEFNKKVGRQ; the protein is encoded by the coding sequence ATGCGTTCGTTCCGTAAATCCGGTATCCTCACCCTCATCCTCTCCGGCGTCGTCATCCTCTCCCTCGTGCTGGCAGGCTGCGGCGGCGGTAAATCCGAACCCCAAAAAGCGGCCGGCCCCGTAAAATGGGTCGCCAACTCCGTCTGGCCGCCGAACAACCATCAGACCCAGGGTCTCGAAGAATTCGCCAAAAAAGCCAAAGACGCCACCAAAGGCAAAATCGAAATCACCGTCCAGGCCGGCGGCGCCCTCGGCTACAAAGGCCCCGAGCTCCTCAAAATCGTCCGCGACGGCCTCGTACCCGTCTCCGACATGCTCGTAAGCGGCGTTGCCGGCGACGAGCCGCTCTTCAACGTCGTCACCCTGCCGTTCCTCATCCAGAGCTTCGAAGAAGGCAAAATCCTCAACGACATCGCCCGCCCGCACTTCGACAAAGTGGCTGAAGCCAAATGGGGCCAGAAAATCCTCTACATAGCCCCCTGGCCCGCGGCCGGCATCTGGTCCAAGAAAGAAGTCAAATCCGTCGCCGACATGAAAGGCCTCAAAACCCGCACCTACGACAAAAACGGCGGCCTCGTCATCCAAGCCGTCGGCGGCACCCCCTACCCGCTGCCCTTCAGCGAAGTCTACTCCTCCCTCGCCACCGGCGTAATCGACTCCGTCCTCACCTCCACCCCCACCGCCGTCGACGCCAAATTCTGGGAAGTTCTCAAATTCTACTCCCCCCAGAACGTCACAATGGCAACCGACATGGTAACCGTCAACCTCAAAGAATTCAACAAACTCGATAAAGACACCCAAGCTGCCCTCGTCAAACTCGGCAAAGACATGGAAAAAGAGATGTGGGAAAAAGTCGCCAAGCTTGACAAAGACCAGGAAGCCATCTCCAACAAAAACGGCATAACCACCGTCAAACCCAGCAAAGAATTCCTCAACGAACTCTCCAAAGTCACCAAACCCATCCGCGAAGACTGGCTGAAAACGGCTCCCGCCGAAGCCAAGCAAATCGTCGATGAGTTCAACAAAAAAGTCGGTCGTCAGTAA
- a CDS encoding DMT family transporter — translation MGKRFAVTEHVEQWYSGKNKHKIGLTCALTACCLFGLSLIFTKTGVSGVSVPTLISWRFLIACTAMTILIFTGIFKVNFCGKPLRGLLEIAIFGPVIYFLAEGRGLQLTTASEGAAILATGPIVIMVLSGLILKETPTPRQAASVVVAVAGVIVIIVAKGLSAEFIPAGYLFMFLAILADAMCVILTRKHLIYSPLERVYGMAVMGAAVFTPLALYEHIAAGTLREYLLLPLTDSGFLTAVLYLGLVSSVTGFTLYAVGIRYLGPNKMASLSGITTIVTVLAGVVILKETITFLQGLGTLLVLLGAYYANTSSARTAGGGKITG, via the coding sequence TTGGGAAAGAGGTTTGCCGTAACCGAGCATGTCGAACAATGGTACAGCGGAAAGAACAAACATAAAATAGGGTTGACCTGTGCGCTCACCGCCTGCTGCCTGTTCGGCCTGAGCCTCATCTTCACCAAGACCGGCGTCAGCGGCGTCTCCGTGCCGACACTCATAAGCTGGCGGTTTCTGATCGCCTGCACGGCGATGACCATATTAATATTTACAGGCATATTCAAAGTCAACTTCTGCGGCAAGCCCCTCAGGGGCCTGCTGGAAATCGCCATCTTCGGGCCGGTGATTTATTTCCTCGCCGAGGGACGCGGCCTCCAACTGACCACCGCCTCTGAGGGCGCGGCCATCCTGGCCACCGGGCCGATCGTCATCATGGTGCTTTCCGGACTGATACTGAAAGAAACCCCCACCCCCAGGCAAGCGGCGTCAGTCGTCGTCGCCGTGGCCGGGGTCATCGTCATCATCGTCGCCAAAGGGCTGAGCGCCGAATTCATCCCCGCCGGATACCTGTTCATGTTTCTGGCCATTCTGGCTGACGCAATGTGCGTCATCCTCACCCGGAAACACCTTATCTACTCGCCTCTAGAACGCGTCTACGGCATGGCTGTCATGGGAGCGGCCGTGTTCACGCCGCTGGCGCTCTACGAACATATCGCCGCCGGCACACTACGGGAATACCTCCTCTTACCGCTTACCGACAGTGGCTTCCTCACCGCCGTCCTCTACCTCGGGCTTGTTTCCTCGGTCACCGGCTTTACCCTTTACGCCGTTGGCATCCGGTACCTCGGGCCCAACAAAATGGCATCCCTTTCGGGGATCACCACAATCGTAACCGTATTAGCAGGCGTCGTCATCCTCAAAGAAACCATTACCTTCCTCCAGGGGCTCGGAACCCTGCTGGTCTTGCTGGGCGCCTACTACGCCAACACCAGCTCCGCCAGAACGGCCGGCGGCGGCAAAATAACCGGCTGA
- a CDS encoding DUF1848 family protein, translating into MAAKLKTVISASRRTDLPRFHYRWLQDALRAGEAVVANPRFPETAYRVDLRPHNIHTIVLWSKDFANVLADPGLLTGHNLYFHYTINNYSPRLEPGVPPYAASLRTLEGLLARHRPEQFTIRFDPVIISTGGELQPTPGKPGRARLAAFETLCRDLAALGMRGCRLTTSYIALYPHVKKHLAAAGGLGLVPLAGDTLALFFARLAETAAAHGLTLHSCASPLLAAVPGLAPGRCIDGVLLAALAGEKASLASDSGQRAACGCTKSVDIGGYGQSCGFNCLYCYGRR; encoded by the coding sequence ATGGCCGCCAAACTCAAAACCGTCATATCCGCCTCCCGCCGCACCGACCTGCCGCGCTTCCACTACCGCTGGCTCCAGGATGCTCTCCGCGCCGGCGAAGCCGTCGTCGCCAACCCGCGCTTTCCCGAGACCGCCTACCGCGTCGACCTTCGCCCGCACAATATCCACACCATCGTCCTCTGGAGCAAAGACTTCGCCAACGTTCTCGCCGACCCCGGCCTGCTTACCGGCCACAACCTCTACTTCCACTACACCATCAACAACTACTCGCCCCGTCTCGAGCCCGGCGTGCCGCCCTACGCCGCCTCCCTCAGGACCCTCGAAGGCCTCCTCGCCCGCCACCGCCCCGAACAGTTCACCATCCGCTTCGACCCCGTCATAATCTCCACCGGCGGCGAGCTTCAGCCCACTCCCGGCAAACCCGGCCGCGCGCGCCTCGCCGCCTTCGAAACCCTCTGCCGCGACCTCGCCGCCCTCGGCATGCGCGGCTGCCGCCTCACCACCTCCTACATAGCCCTCTACCCCCACGTCAAAAAGCACCTCGCCGCCGCCGGCGGCCTCGGCCTCGTCCCCCTCGCCGGCGACACCCTTGCCCTCTTCTTCGCCCGCCTCGCCGAAACCGCCGCCGCCCACGGCCTCACCCTCCACTCCTGCGCCTCGCCCCTCCTCGCCGCCGTCCCCGGCCTCGCCCCCGGCCGCTGCATCGACGGCGTCCTCCTCGCCGCCCTCGCCGGCGAAAAAGCCTCCCTCGCCAGCGACAGCGGCCAACGCGCCGCCTGCGGCTGCACCAAAAGCGTCGACATCGGCGGGTATGGGCAATCGTGCGGTTTCAACTGTCTCTACTGCTACGGCCGGCGATAA
- a CDS encoding polysaccharide deacetylase family protein: MLTRRQFLKKCAFALAASYGAACLLPARAAAGAAVPVPVYHRVGEGSDDLTIAGGRFADDLRFLADNGYLTLTVGQLKAHLLTGRPLPENAVFLTFDDGYLDNYAAAFPLLVSYGMTASFFVITGRLGQPGRMTASQIMEMSAAGMYIGSHTVSHRPLATLAKWENTLEMQQSKACLEDLLGKEVGVIAYPYGSYNSDTLAAAREAGYWAGFTVRRGWTDTAGDPLAMNRLPVFRNGRRLAAYLN, encoded by the coding sequence ATGCTCACCCGCCGCCAGTTCCTCAAAAAATGCGCCTTTGCCCTCGCCGCCTCGTATGGCGCCGCCTGCCTCCTGCCGGCGCGGGCCGCCGCCGGCGCCGCCGTCCCCGTCCCCGTCTACCACCGGGTGGGGGAGGGGAGCGACGACCTCACCATCGCCGGCGGACGCTTCGCCGACGACCTCCGCTTCCTCGCCGACAACGGCTACCTCACCCTCACCGTCGGGCAGCTCAAAGCACACCTCCTCACCGGCCGGCCGCTCCCCGAAAACGCCGTCTTCCTCACATTCGACGACGGCTACCTCGACAACTACGCCGCCGCCTTCCCGCTCCTCGTCTCCTACGGCATGACCGCCAGCTTCTTCGTCATCACCGGCCGGCTGGGCCAGCCCGGCCGCATGACCGCCTCGCAAATCATGGAAATGTCCGCCGCCGGCATGTACATCGGCTCCCATACCGTCAGCCACCGGCCGCTCGCCACCCTCGCCAAATGGGAAAACACCCTCGAAATGCAGCAATCCAAAGCCTGTCTCGAAGACCTGCTCGGCAAAGAAGTCGGCGTCATCGCCTACCCCTACGGCAGCTACAACAGCGACACCCTCGCCGCCGCCCGGGAGGCCGGCTACTGGGCGGGCTTCACCGTCAGGCGCGGCTGGACCGACACCGCCGGCGACCCCCTGGCCATGAACCGCCTCCCCGTATTCCGCAACGGGCGGCGGCTCGCCGCCTACCTCAACTGA
- a CDS encoding response regulator transcription factor — MEKIRIVIADDHAVLRSGLKAMLNYSPQFEVVGEAANGLEALKLLEDLRPDVLILDLSMPGMSGAECIKEIRYRGLPCRVLVLTMYDDEAYIKEVMRAGADGYMLKKSADTELMEGIVKVHAGKKYLNESLSEKLLDSLLRTPEEGPDRRDPYVLLSSREREVLRFLAQGYTNSEIGAALSLSTKTIDTYRSRIMHKLNVHRKSELVNYAVQYKLINM, encoded by the coding sequence ATGGAAAAGATCCGTATTGTGATCGCCGACGACCATGCGGTGCTGCGCTCGGGCCTGAAGGCGATGCTGAATTATTCGCCGCAGTTCGAGGTGGTGGGCGAGGCGGCCAACGGCCTGGAGGCGCTGAAGCTGCTGGAGGATCTGCGCCCCGATGTGCTGATTCTCGATTTGTCGATGCCGGGGATGAGCGGCGCGGAGTGCATCAAGGAGATCCGCTACCGCGGCTTGCCCTGCCGCGTGCTGGTGCTGACGATGTACGACGACGAGGCGTATATCAAGGAGGTAATGCGCGCGGGCGCGGACGGCTATATGCTGAAGAAGTCGGCCGATACCGAGTTGATGGAAGGGATCGTGAAGGTTCACGCCGGCAAGAAGTATCTTAACGAGTCGCTATCGGAGAAGTTGCTCGACAGTCTGTTGCGCACCCCCGAGGAGGGGCCCGACCGCCGCGACCCGTATGTGCTGCTCTCAAGCCGCGAACGCGAGGTGCTGCGTTTTCTGGCCCAGGGGTATACGAACAGCGAGATCGGCGCCGCGCTGTCGCTGAGCACCAAGACGATCGACACGTACCGCTCGCGGATCATGCATAAGCTTAATGTGCACCGGAAGTCGGAGCTGGTGAATTATGCGGTGCAGTATAAGCTGATTAATATGTGA